One window of the Acaryochloris sp. CCMEE 5410 genome contains the following:
- a CDS encoding phosphate ABC transporter ATP-binding protein: MTSPTLSPPSFTADHHQPPSVRVENLSLRYGRKVAFANVDAQFRAGQITALIGPSGCGKTSFLSCLNRLHELTPKAQLSGQVYLNDCDTATMPLTPLRRQVGMLFQKPNPFPLSIYRNLAFPLKEHGICDRTHIHHIIETTLTDVGLWAEVKDRLKAPALSLSGGQQQRLCLARALALKPQVLLMDEPCSALDPLSSEVIEDLILRLKGTYTILVVTHNLGQASRIADDVAFFWVQHDVGQLIEFGSAQEIFTRPQDPLTAAYVSGRRG; the protein is encoded by the coding sequence ATGACCTCTCCCACCTTAAGCCCGCCATCCTTCACCGCCGATCATCACCAGCCGCCTAGCGTCCGGGTGGAGAACCTGAGTTTACGGTATGGTCGCAAGGTGGCCTTCGCCAATGTGGATGCTCAGTTCCGAGCCGGACAAATTACGGCTTTAATCGGTCCATCGGGCTGTGGCAAAACCAGCTTTTTAAGCTGTTTAAATCGCCTCCATGAACTCACGCCGAAAGCCCAACTTTCCGGCCAGGTCTATTTAAATGATTGCGATACGGCGACGATGCCCCTAACACCCCTGCGCCGCCAAGTGGGCATGCTGTTCCAAAAGCCAAATCCCTTTCCCCTCTCTATTTACCGCAATTTGGCATTTCCCTTAAAAGAGCATGGGATTTGCGATCGCACCCATATCCACCACATCATCGAAACCACTCTCACCGATGTGGGTCTGTGGGCAGAAGTCAAAGATCGCCTCAAAGCCCCTGCCCTCTCCCTGTCTGGAGGGCAACAGCAGCGCCTCTGTCTCGCGAGGGCACTGGCCTTAAAACCTCAAGTCTTACTCATGGACGAGCCCTGTAGCGCCCTGGATCCCCTCTCCAGCGAAGTGATCGAAGATTTAATTCTGCGGTTAAAAGGCACCTATACGATTCTGGTTGTCACTCACAACCTCGGCCAAGCCTCCCGTATTGCCGATGATGTGGCTTTTTTCTGGGTGCAGCATGATGTGGGCCAATTGATTGAATTTGGCTCCGCTCAAGAGATTTTCACCCGTCCCCAAGATCCCCTGACGGCAGCCTATGTCAGCGGTCGCCGGGGTTAA
- the pstA gene encoding phosphate ABC transporter permease PstA: MVRRLAIPVGKEQGATLMVWLVALGITALFLWLLSDVVWQGGQAINGAFITQAPNKAGLEGGIAPILVSTGLVLGVCMGVSLPLGLGTALFLTEFSPQRSHQAIRLSLDILAGVPSIVFGLFGNAFFSKVLGLGFSILSGGLTLACMVLPILIRSIQVGLVNVPREYRQAAAALGLSRLGTLTTLILPAALPGIAVGILLGIGRAIAETAALIFTSGYVDRMPTSLLDSGRVLSIHIFDLVMNIPGGEQNAYGTALVLVILLIVINTLVSWFAERFRQSKLQIL; the protein is encoded by the coding sequence ATGGTCCGTCGTCTGGCTATCCCTGTTGGCAAGGAGCAAGGGGCAACCCTGATGGTTTGGTTGGTGGCCTTGGGGATTACCGCTTTATTCCTCTGGCTACTCAGCGATGTGGTTTGGCAAGGAGGGCAAGCCATCAATGGCGCTTTTATAACTCAAGCCCCCAATAAAGCTGGGCTAGAAGGCGGTATTGCTCCCATTCTGGTCTCCACGGGGTTAGTGTTAGGGGTTTGTATGGGCGTATCCCTCCCCCTAGGATTAGGCACGGCTCTATTTTTAACGGAATTCAGTCCACAGCGCTCCCATCAGGCCATTCGTCTCAGCTTAGATATTTTGGCGGGGGTGCCATCCATTGTGTTTGGTCTGTTTGGCAATGCCTTTTTCTCAAAGGTTTTAGGCTTGGGATTCTCTATTCTGTCTGGGGGCTTGACCTTAGCCTGTATGGTATTGCCCATCCTTATTCGTTCCATTCAGGTGGGCCTGGTTAATGTCCCTCGCGAGTATCGTCAAGCAGCGGCAGCATTAGGATTATCTCGTTTAGGCACCCTGACAACCCTGATTTTACCCGCAGCGCTACCGGGGATTGCCGTGGGGATTTTGCTGGGAATTGGACGGGCCATTGCAGAAACCGCTGCCTTAATTTTCACTAGTGGTTATGTCGATCGGATGCCGACATCACTACTCGACTCTGGCCGGGTACTATCGATTCATATTTTCGACCTGGTGATGAATATTCCGGGGGGTGAACAGAATGCTTATGGGACGGCCTTAGTCCTCGTGATTCTGCTCATTGTGATTAATACTCTTGTTTCCTGGTTCGCCGAACGCTTTCGCCAATCCAAATTGCAAATTCTATGA
- the pstC gene encoding phosphate ABC transporter permease subunit PstC — protein MFQFKSEASWRVLLQILALCSGAILLLILGFLIWETLPILRSISLDQFWRDPGWHPSEQAYNLTPMVMGTLGVTVGAVLVATPLGLLSAVFCQYYAPAGVAQLYRRLIELLAGIPSVVYGLWGLVVLVPLIAKVQPPGSSLLAGILILALMILPTIALVTDASLASLPPTYWRGSAALGLGTWATIQGVCLPAIRSGLLTAVMLATARALGETMAVLMVCGNVVQFPDSIFAPVRTLTANIALEMAYALDLHRSALFASGLVLMLVVTGLVLVTDPWTDAPED, from the coding sequence TTGTTCCAGTTCAAGAGTGAAGCAAGCTGGAGGGTTCTCTTGCAAATCCTGGCGCTGTGTTCCGGGGCAATTTTGCTATTGATTCTGGGCTTTCTTATCTGGGAAACGCTACCGATTCTGCGCTCTATTTCTCTCGATCAGTTTTGGCGAGATCCAGGTTGGCACCCTAGCGAACAGGCCTACAATCTCACCCCGATGGTGATGGGAACATTGGGAGTCACCGTTGGCGCGGTATTGGTGGCAACCCCTCTAGGTCTTTTATCAGCGGTATTTTGTCAGTACTATGCCCCGGCAGGCGTGGCCCAACTCTATCGACGCCTAATCGAGTTACTAGCTGGCATTCCCTCTGTGGTCTATGGCTTATGGGGACTGGTGGTTCTCGTACCCTTAATTGCCAAAGTTCAGCCGCCTGGCTCTAGCCTCCTGGCGGGCATTCTGATTTTGGCTCTGATGATTTTGCCCACCATTGCCCTGGTGACTGATGCCAGTCTAGCCAGCTTACCGCCTACTTACTGGCGCGGGTCAGCTGCCCTGGGCCTAGGAACCTGGGCCACCATCCAGGGCGTCTGTTTACCTGCTATTCGTTCGGGTCTCTTAACGGCTGTCATGCTCGCCACTGCCCGCGCCCTCGGTGAAACCATGGCGGTCCTCATGGTCTGCGGGAATGTTGTCCAGTTCCCCGATTCGATCTTTGCCCCCGTGAGGACATTGACCGCCAATATAGCCCTAGAAATGGCCTATGCCCTCGATCTTCACCGCTCAGCTTTGTTTGCCAGCGGACTTGTTCTGATGCTGGTGGTGACTGGGTTGGTCCTCGTCACCGATCCCTGGACGGATGCACCGGAGGATTAA
- a CDS encoding phosphate ABC transporter substrate-binding protein gives MESLAGTVMSGRAIAGAFLGLCLGLQACSSLQASSSGSAPQKLVITGSSTVAPVASEIAKRYEAQNPQVRIDVQTGGSSRGIADVRQQVADIGMVSRAAKPADQGLNFHTIAKDGVVVIVHRDNPIQSLTRQQITDIYTDKLNNWQDAGGKSQAITVVNKAEGRSTLEVFTQHFQLKSSQIKADVVIGDNEQGIKTVAGNPLAIGYVSVGAAKVNVEQGTPIKVLPLEGVKATAQTVRDGSFPLSRPLNLVTQGPLNPQQQKFIDFAQSSQVKDIVQEQSLVPVQE, from the coding sequence ATGGAGTCATTAGCAGGAACCGTTATGTCTGGTCGAGCCATCGCAGGTGCGTTTTTGGGCTTATGCCTAGGGTTGCAAGCCTGCAGCAGTTTACAAGCGTCTAGCTCCGGTAGCGCCCCTCAAAAACTGGTGATTACTGGGTCCAGTACCGTTGCCCCCGTCGCCTCCGAAATCGCCAAACGTTATGAAGCCCAAAACCCCCAGGTGCGGATTGACGTGCAAACGGGTGGGTCTTCTCGCGGCATTGCCGATGTGCGCCAACAGGTCGCCGATATTGGCATGGTGTCCCGAGCCGCTAAGCCAGCAGACCAGGGCCTCAACTTCCATACCATCGCCAAAGATGGCGTCGTCGTGATTGTCCATCGGGATAACCCCATTCAAAGCCTGACCCGCCAGCAAATTACCGACATCTACACGGACAAGCTCAACAATTGGCAGGACGCTGGCGGTAAATCCCAAGCCATTACCGTCGTCAATAAAGCTGAAGGTCGCTCCACATTAGAAGTATTTACCCAGCACTTCCAGCTCAAGTCCTCGCAGATTAAAGCGGATGTAGTCATTGGCGATAACGAGCAAGGCATCAAAACCGTGGCAGGTAACCCGCTGGCCATTGGCTATGTTTCTGTCGGTGCAGCGAAGGTGAATGTCGAGCAGGGCACGCCCATTAAAGTTTTGCCCCTAGAAGGTGTGAAAGCTACTGCTCAAACCGTGCGGGATGGTTCGTTCCCTCTATCACGTCCCCTTAACTTGGTGACTCAAGGACCTCTTAATCCTCAACAGCAAAAATTTATTGATTTTGCTCAATCCTCCCAGGTCAAGGATATTGTTCAGGAGCAGTCCCTTGTTCCAGTTCAAGAGTGA
- a CDS encoding helix-turn-helix transcriptional regulator has protein sequence MKTSQSCANKLKTLADATRLSILKLLMNGPQHVNEINAVLNVEQSLLSHHLKVLRQAGFVQATRDGKAVLYALVPDVQSQVSQEGLNLGCCEFSFTSFSI, from the coding sequence ATGAAAACATCTCAATCTTGTGCCAACAAGCTCAAAACCTTAGCAGACGCCACTCGGCTCTCAATTCTGAAGCTATTGATGAATGGCCCTCAACACGTCAATGAAATCAATGCCGTGTTGAACGTCGAGCAAAGTCTCCTGTCCCACCATTTAAAAGTGCTGCGGCAGGCTGGATTTGTGCAAGCCACTCGCGATGGCAAAGCCGTCCTTTATGCCTTGGTACCGGATGTCCAAAGTCAGGTGTCCCAAGAAGGATTGAATTTGGGCTGTTGCGAATTCTCATTTACCTCCTTTTCTATTTAG
- a CDS encoding exonuclease domain-containing protein, translating into MSFVVVDVESDGPIPGDYSMVCFGAVIVEPTLSKTFYGQLKPSSEQWVPEALAVSGFSREDVLGFEEPAIVMQAFADWIAENSKGRPFFISDNNGFDWQFINWYFHHFLGNNPFGHTSSNLGSLYKGLVKDTFTNFKHLRKTAHTHHPVDDARGNAEALLLMKEQGLKISLR; encoded by the coding sequence ATGAGTTTTGTGGTGGTCGACGTGGAGTCGGATGGTCCTATCCCCGGCGACTATTCGATGGTTTGTTTTGGGGCTGTGATTGTAGAGCCAACGTTGTCCAAAACGTTTTATGGCCAGTTAAAGCCAAGTTCTGAACAGTGGGTTCCAGAAGCGTTAGCGGTCAGTGGCTTCAGCCGAGAAGATGTCCTTGGCTTTGAGGAACCAGCCATAGTGATGCAGGCGTTTGCGGATTGGATTGCCGAGAATAGTAAGGGGCGTCCGTTTTTTATTTCGGACAATAACGGCTTTGACTGGCAGTTTATCAATTGGTATTTTCACCATTTCCTGGGCAATAATCCCTTTGGCCATACATCTTCCAATCTTGGCTCTCTGTACAAAGGGCTGGTCAAGGACACCTTCACGAATTTCAAGCACTTACGGAAAACGGCGCATACTCACCATCCGGTGGATGACGCTCGGGGTAATGCAGAGGCGCTATTGCTGATGAAGGAACAGGGCTTAAAAATTAGTCTGAGATAA